One Halostagnicola kamekurae DNA segment encodes these proteins:
- a CDS encoding ABC transporter ATP-binding protein, with the protein MAAIRTSGLTKRYGDLTAVDDLDLEVREGEVFGFLGPNGAGKSTTINTLLDFTRPTSGSATVLGHDSHEGADEISPRVGVLPEGFDCYPRLTGRRHVEFAIETKDAADDPDELLERVGLAPDDRSRRAGEYSTGMRQRLATAMALVGDPDLLIMDEPSSGLDPHGIREMQDLVRSEADSGTTVFFSSHILEHVEAVCDRIGVLNDGTLVAVDTIEGLRESIGGDATMRLALDTPTERAREVAASIEGVASAAVSGQTLECSVVDPAAKATVIVELERAGATIRDVRIEEVSLESLFTTLTNAGSEREDHPGPNPETKTDSALENPDSEVAE; encoded by the coding sequence ATGGCTGCGATACGCACGTCCGGCTTGACCAAGCGGTACGGTGACCTGACCGCAGTCGACGACCTTGACCTCGAGGTCCGCGAGGGGGAGGTGTTCGGCTTTCTGGGACCCAACGGCGCGGGTAAGTCGACGACGATCAACACCCTGTTGGATTTCACGCGACCGACTTCGGGATCGGCGACGGTGCTCGGCCACGATTCACACGAGGGCGCCGACGAGATCAGTCCCCGTGTCGGCGTCCTCCCGGAGGGATTCGATTGCTACCCGCGACTGACCGGTCGACGGCACGTAGAGTTCGCGATCGAGACGAAAGACGCCGCCGACGATCCCGACGAACTCTTAGAACGCGTCGGACTGGCCCCCGACGACCGAAGTCGTCGAGCGGGCGAGTATTCGACGGGAATGCGCCAGCGGCTCGCGACAGCGATGGCGCTCGTCGGCGATCCGGACCTGTTGATCATGGACGAACCATCCTCGGGGCTCGATCCACACGGCATCCGCGAGATGCAAGACCTCGTCCGCAGCGAGGCCGACTCCGGAACGACCGTCTTCTTCTCGAGTCACATCTTGGAACACGTCGAGGCGGTCTGTGATCGAATCGGGGTGTTGAACGACGGCACCCTCGTCGCCGTCGACACGATCGAGGGACTGCGCGAGTCGATCGGCGGCGACGCGACGATGCGATTGGCGCTCGACACGCCTACCGAGCGCGCACGGGAGGTCGCCGCGTCGATCGAGGGGGTGGCTTCGGCGGCCGTCTCCGGGCAGACGCTCGAGTGTTCCGTCGTCGATCCGGCGGCGAAGGCGACCGTCATCGTCGAACTCGAACGAGCGGGCGCGACGATTCGCGACGTTCGGATCGAGGAGGTCTCGCTCGAGTCGCTGTTTACGACGTTGACGAACGCCGGGAGCGAGCGGGAGGACCACCCCGGACCGAACCCAGAAACTAAGACTGATTCCGCGCTGGAGAACCCCGACAGCGAGGTGGCAGAATGA
- a CDS encoding ABC transporter permease, producing the protein MTAHIGTVARKDFADAGRSKLLWVLIGLLVVIVAVGYVAIWSTVDNVSGAEVLGFLGFPLQVVLPVAALIVGYMAVVGERRSGSIKLLLGLPPNRTDVVFGKLLGRTAVVVVAVALAFGVALVLSLALFGSVPLVDWLAFGALTILFGVTFVGVAVGVSASVSSRGRSMALVVGVYMVLVALWELLTAGSYYLLYDEGPPLEPETWYLLLDQFNPIFAYTNLASSVVEGDIFPFQFQYGLESIEAYQLTPAERYAGSGDAPFFLQEWFGLVVLVVWLVVPVAIGYYRFQRAEL; encoded by the coding sequence ATGACTGCTCACATCGGGACCGTCGCTCGAAAGGACTTCGCCGACGCCGGCCGTTCGAAGCTGCTCTGGGTCCTGATCGGCCTGCTCGTCGTCATCGTCGCCGTCGGCTACGTGGCGATCTGGTCGACCGTCGACAACGTTTCCGGCGCCGAAGTTCTGGGATTTCTCGGCTTTCCGCTACAGGTGGTGCTTCCGGTCGCCGCGCTCATCGTCGGCTACATGGCCGTCGTCGGTGAACGGCGGTCCGGAAGCATCAAGCTCCTGCTCGGCTTGCCACCGAACCGGACCGACGTCGTCTTCGGCAAGTTGCTCGGCCGAACCGCCGTCGTCGTCGTGGCGGTCGCACTCGCGTTCGGCGTCGCGCTCGTCCTCAGTCTGGCGCTTTTCGGCTCGGTCCCGCTCGTCGACTGGCTCGCTTTCGGCGCACTCACGATCCTGTTCGGAGTTACCTTCGTGGGGGTCGCAGTCGGCGTCTCCGCGAGCGTCTCGTCTCGAGGGCGTTCGATGGCCCTCGTCGTCGGCGTCTACATGGTGCTCGTCGCCCTCTGGGAACTCCTCACCGCGGGCTCGTACTACCTCCTCTACGACGAGGGACCGCCCCTCGAGCCGGAAACCTGGTATCTGCTCCTCGATCAGTTCAACCCGATATTCGCGTACACGAATCTGGCGAGTTCCGTCGTCGAAGGCGACATCTTCCCCTTCCAGTTCCAGTACGGCCTCGAGTCGATCGAGGCCTACCAACTGACGCCGGCCGAACGCTACGCCGGCTCGGGCGACGCTCCGTTCTTCCTCCAGGAGTGGTTCGGGCTCGTCGTCCTCGTCGTCTGGCTCGTCGTGCCCGTCGCTATCGGGTACTATCGCTTCCAGCGGGCGGAGTTGTAA